One stretch of Candidatus Methylomirabilota bacterium DNA includes these proteins:
- a CDS encoding YifB family Mg chelatase-like AAA ATPase, with the protein MLARVLSAALIGVEAVLVRVEVDVASGLPAFTTVGLPDSAVRESRERVRTAIRNAGFPFPSDRITVNLAPADIRKEGASFDLPIALGILAATGAVKSGRIGPFGVVGELALDGQIQPVRGALAAGLACRRHRITTLLVPAANRAEAVAVDGLRVLAAATLGDAVALLNGDASAADHPLPATPPPEVVIADDLDFADVRGQTHAKRALEIAAAGAHNVLLVGPPGGGKTMLARRLPGILPPLSSDEVIEVSTIWSVAGLLAPQGGLVRTRPFRAPHHTISVSGLIGGGSPPHPGEVTLAHLGVLFLDELPEFHQHVLESLRQPLEDGRVTIARASGIGDFPARFQLIAAANPCRRGCPSLDRCLCTPGERGRYLGRLSRPLLDRIDLHVELPALAPTELPAAAASDTSATVRARILRARARQRDRFRGTTVRVNAEMTPRQLRRFCPPPAEGERLLAAAMSRLGLSARGHDRVVKVARTIADLEDADGPRAEHFAEAIQYRSLDRQWRA; encoded by the coding sequence GTGCTCGCGCGCGTGCTCTCCGCAGCCCTCATCGGTGTCGAGGCGGTGCTCGTGCGGGTCGAGGTGGACGTGGCCAGCGGGCTCCCGGCGTTCACCACGGTCGGTCTGCCCGACTCCGCCGTCCGCGAAAGTCGCGAGCGCGTGCGCACGGCCATTCGCAACGCGGGGTTCCCGTTTCCGTCCGACCGCATCACCGTCAACCTCGCCCCCGCCGATATCCGCAAGGAGGGCGCCTCCTTCGACCTGCCCATCGCCCTGGGGATCCTGGCGGCGACCGGCGCCGTCAAGAGCGGGCGGATCGGGCCCTTCGGTGTCGTCGGCGAGCTGGCGCTCGACGGGCAGATCCAGCCGGTGCGCGGCGCCCTGGCCGCCGGGCTGGCGTGCCGGAGGCACCGGATCACGACGCTGCTCGTTCCGGCCGCCAACCGTGCAGAAGCGGTGGCCGTCGACGGACTGCGCGTCCTGGCCGCCGCCACGCTCGGCGACGCCGTCGCCCTCCTGAACGGTGATGCCTCCGCCGCCGACCATCCGCTGCCGGCAACGCCACCACCCGAAGTTGTGATCGCCGACGACCTCGACTTCGCCGACGTGCGGGGACAGACCCATGCCAAGCGCGCGCTGGAGATCGCCGCCGCGGGCGCCCACAACGTCCTGCTCGTCGGTCCTCCGGGCGGCGGCAAGACGATGCTGGCCCGCCGGCTGCCCGGCATCCTGCCGCCCCTCAGCAGCGACGAGGTCATCGAGGTGTCGACGATCTGGAGCGTCGCCGGACTCCTGGCGCCCCAGGGCGGACTCGTGAGGACGCGCCCGTTCCGCGCCCCCCACCATACGATCTCGGTCTCCGGCCTGATCGGCGGCGGCAGCCCGCCCCATCCGGGCGAGGTCACGCTGGCGCACCTGGGCGTGCTCTTCCTCGACGAGCTGCCCGAGTTCCACCAGCACGTCCTGGAATCCCTCCGCCAGCCTCTGGAGGACGGTCGCGTGACGATCGCGCGAGCCAGCGGCATCGGCGACTTCCCCGCGCGCTTCCAACTGATCGCCGCCGCGAACCCCTGTCGCCGCGGCTGCCCCTCGCTCGACCGTTGCCTCTGCACCCCGGGCGAGCGCGGTCGCTACCTCGGCCGTCTCTCGCGGCCCCTGCTCGACCGCATCGACCTGCACGTCGAGCTGCCCGCGCTCGCGCCGACCGAGCTTCCGGCGGCGGCCGCCAGCGACACCTCGGCCACCGTCCGCGCCCGTATCCTGCGAGCGCGCGCCCGCCAGCGGGACCGCTTCCGCGGGACCACCGTCCGGGTCAACGCCGAGATGACGCCGCGCCAGCTGCGGCGCTTCTGTCCCCCGCCCGCCGAGGGCGAGCGGCTGCTGGCCGCCGCCATGAGCCGGCTCGGTCTGTCGGCCCGGGGCCACGACCGTGTGGTCAAGGTGGCGCGAACGATCGCCGACCTGGAGGACGCCGACGGGCCCCGCGCCGAGCACTTCGCCGAGGCCATCCAGTACCGGAGCCTGGACCGCCAGTGGCGGGCGTGA
- a CDS encoding secondary thiamine-phosphate synthase enzyme YjbQ, whose protein sequence is MQEIIRARTRKKFEVLDLTPRVADVVARSGVGEGLCTVFVRHATAAIVINENADPGVRADIVAALDKLFPEGVWEHDKVDDNGAAHLKAAFLGPSETVPVGGGRLLLGTWQGIALVECDGPREREIVVDVRA, encoded by the coding sequence ATGCAGGAGATCATCCGCGCGCGCACCCGCAAGAAGTTCGAGGTCCTCGACCTCACGCCGCGCGTCGCCGACGTGGTGGCCCGATCGGGCGTGGGCGAAGGCCTCTGCACGGTCTTCGTCCGCCACGCGACCGCGGCCATCGTCATCAACGAGAACGCGGACCCCGGCGTGCGCGCCGACATCGTCGCCGCGCTGGACAAGCTGTTTCCCGAGGGCGTGTGGGAGCACGACAAGGTCGACGACAACGGCGCCGCCCATCTGAAGGCGGCCTTCCTCGGTCCGTCCGAGACGGTCCCGGTGGGTGGGGGCCGTCTCCTCCTGGGCACCTGGCAAGGGATCGCGCTGGTGGAGTGCGACGGCCCCCGGGAGCGGGAGATCGTCGTCGACGTGCGCGCGTGA